The proteins below come from a single Desulfitobacterium metallireducens DSM 15288 genomic window:
- a CDS encoding TniQ family protein codes for MCHTLAFFPTPYPDEDFRSLVYRYHIRVGYDNFYSTCLDLYGSKLNRNLPIPINMIALTNKLPINCGIDMESLLNHNTFWPLLRIYIHESNFSKSISSIQYGRNTIGANRYLIHSGILSSQIRYCSECLKEDFHRYGECFVHLSHQINDIDICPIHHIRLITHCPVCNINLTNEDGTSLLVTPYCLNGHSLSNLHTEKCNTIIAQMQLYHNVQVICENSKKLSQKEILLRYRLACIRKGYTGISGSLEKEKLFNDILDAIATSPDSIVALVDYSDVSRTLSKPIFFNYLYFHSLPFFIFLMYFFYGSVEELLHSSFLLTDELNKVFDGVLTFTRSEYIQTHLILKNLLLSFDEVAVTD; via the coding sequence ATGTGTCATACATTAGCTTTTTTTCCGACGCCCTACCCGGATGAGGATTTCCGAAGTCTAGTTTACCGTTATCATATTAGAGTTGGTTATGATAATTTTTATAGTACATGTCTGGATCTATATGGAAGTAAATTGAATCGTAACTTACCTATACCGATAAATATGATTGCATTAACTAATAAACTGCCAATTAATTGTGGTATCGATATGGAGAGCCTCTTGAATCACAATACTTTTTGGCCACTTCTTAGGATTTATATACATGAGTCTAATTTTAGTAAAAGTATATCAAGTATTCAATATGGCCGAAACACGATAGGCGCAAATCGATATTTAATACATAGCGGTATATTATCTTCCCAAATAAGGTATTGCTCCGAGTGTCTTAAAGAGGATTTTCATAGATATGGAGAATGTTTTGTTCACTTAAGTCATCAAATCAACGATATTGACATTTGTCCAATTCATCACATTAGACTTATAACTCATTGCCCAGTTTGTAATATTAACCTTACAAATGAAGATGGGACAAGTTTATTAGTTACTCCATATTGTTTAAACGGACATTCTTTATCTAATCTTCATACTGAAAAATGTAATACAATTATAGCCCAAATGCAGCTATATCATAATGTTCAAGTTATTTGTGAAAATTCTAAAAAACTAAGTCAAAAAGAAATTTTGCTACGATACAGACTAGCATGTATTCGTAAAGGTTATACGGGCATAAGTGGATCCTTAGAGAAAGAGAAATTATTTAATGACATTCTCGATGCTATTGCTACCAGTCCAGATAGCATTGTTGCTTTGGTAGACTATTCTGATGTTTCAAGGACTCTTAGTAAACCAATTTTTTTTAATTATCTTTACTTTCATAGTTTACCTTTTTTTATTTTTCTAATGTATTTTTTTTATGGAAGTGTGGAAGAGCTTTTGCATAGTAGTTTTTTGCTAACAGATGAACTTAATAAAGTGTTCGATGGTGTATTAACATTCACCCGTTCGGAGTATATACAAACTCATTTAATATTAAAGAATTTATTATTAAGCTTTGATGAAGTTGCTGTAACGGACTGA